In one Dreissena polymorpha isolate Duluth1 chromosome 7, UMN_Dpol_1.0, whole genome shotgun sequence genomic region, the following are encoded:
- the LOC127839660 gene encoding uncharacterized protein LOC127839660, with the protein MKSVSSSSPYHQAYRRPGVPHSDWCRYKMKGSNRTLVKLHYDMVIDERTFKDGFRKDFKHKSVSCETHSVVSQTANRRRRIASKIEANRWPLEIPYQIDKGFDFKAILTIRTAMDHWNRHTCLHFVERTDQYDHIRFSPDIGRCESFVGRLTGPQYISLDPQICMTVPIILHEIGHAIGLYHEHMREDRDNYLTVNYKNISQEYYDQFITLSADQYLDFNKPYDYHSIMHYGKRFFANPSDAISIEPTDKTYLDIIGEAQHLSFHDVQIVNAMYKCSEKCANVECPKGAFVGKNCECFCQGPLKEPVRRCNDEMPSVFCEAPDIDLSKNGVYSIEYVELKVLSGIRYRDGTVLIVENPRCSENETGTYTCQSGHWVVDVNCKPDRCVYNTSRYDFKPNITANGKYQTTDYVNSGTFVHAECIEPKGIQGYDSTCTDSIWVPELPNCDADVRAELVDGPNKYSGRVEIIIGKHRGTVCDDTWDNKDASVICRMLGYGGGTAFIKAHFGQGSSSILFDDVQCNGTETSITSCRHSGVENHNCEHSEDAGVKCIPKCGKHQSTGQYPWEVRVQIQREKAVSICGGTIIDQRWILSTAHCFADNETLGAVTGVIVHVGSQDLFRHLRPDQIIFHPSFNSTSYDYDLALLLMNDKIVNEEVQPACLPDESIPYNLTGLRCHVSGWAFDQGIATVPLGADAANIEAALCVNFDKCAAELEHGVNDSELVWLRLKDRATYISGSATKTVELDCDVRGNPEPNITWYKVDRGKRALLDLTRSKLSERVVVG; encoded by the exons ATGAAGAGTGTATCATCTAGTAGTCCATATCATCAAGCATATCGTCGTCCAGGTGTACCGCATTCAG ACTGGTGTCGGTATAAAATGAAGGGCAGCAACAGAACGCTGGTAAAGCTGCATTACGATATGGTGATAGACGAGAGAACATTCAAGGATGGTTTCAG aaaagatttCAAGCACAAGAGTGTTTCCTGCGAGACACATAGCGTTGTTAGTCAGACTGCAAATCGTCGAAGAAGAATCGCATCAAAAATCGAGGCGAACCGCTGGCCCCTCGAAATACCGTATCAGATAGACAAGGGATTTG ATTTCAAGGCAATCCTGACCATTAGGACAGCTATGGATCACTGGAACAGACACACGTGCTTACACTTCGTAGAACGGACAGACCAATACGACCATATCAGATTCAGCCCTGACATAGG CCGCTGCGAGTCGTTTGTAGGGAGACTAACAGGGCCCCAATACATCTCCCTGGATCCGCAAATTTGTATGACG GTGCCGATCATTTTACACGAGATTGGGCACGCCATTGGTCTATACCATGAGCACATGCGGGAAGACCGTGACAATTATCTCActgtaaattataaaaacattagcCAGGAATACTACGACCAATTTATTACGTTATCCGCGGACCAATATCTCGATTTTAACAAGCCGTATGACTATCACAGCATAATGCATTACGGCAAACGT TTTTTCGCTAACCCAAGCGATGCTATTTCAATTGAACCGACTGACAAAACGTACTTGGATATTATTGGAGAAGCACAACACCTCAGCTTCCATGATGTACAAATTGTGAACGCCATGTATAAATGCTCAG AAAAGTGTGCTAACGTAGAATGCCCGAAGGGTGCATTTGTGGGGAAAAACTGCGAATGCTTCTGTCAAGGACCTCTAAAAGAACCTGTCCGACGATGCAATGACG AAATGCCATCAGTGTTCTGTGAAGCCCCGGATATCGACTTATCCAAAAACGGGGTTTACTCAATCGAATATGTAGAACTGAAGGTTTTGTCTGGTATTCGGTACCGGGACGGAACTGTTCTCATAGTGGAGAATCCCCGTTGCTCCGAAAATGAGACCGGCACATATACCTGTCAAAGCGGCCACTGGGTTGTGGATGTTAACTGCAAACCAG ATCGCTGTGTGTACAACACGTCCCGATATGACTTCAAACCGAACATTACTGCGAACGGAAAATACCAAACCACGGATTACGTAAACTCGGGAACATTC GTACATGCAGAGTGCATCGAACCAAAAGGTATCCAAGGTTATGATTCTACTTGCACAGATTCCATTTGGGTTCCGGAATTGCCGAATTGCGATGCAG acgtTCGTGCTGAGTTGGTTGATGGACCCAATAAATATTCTGGGCGTGTAGAAATAATTATTGGGAAACATCGCGGTACCGTATGTGATGATACGTGGGACAACAAGGATGCATCAGTCATTTGCAGAATGCTTGGATACGG GGGTGGAACAGCATTTATCAAGGCCCACTTCGGTCAAGGCAGTTCGAGTATCCTTTTTGATGACGTGCAGTGTAATGGTACCGAAACATCTATCACGTCGTGTCGCCATTCCGGTGTTGAAAATCATAACTGCGAGCACTCGGAGGATGCCGGAGTTAAATGTATCCCTAAATGTG GCAAACATCAATCTACAGGACAATACCCCTGGGAAGTGCGTGTGCAAATACAACGCGAGAAGGCAGTATCGATTTGTGGTGGAACCATCATTGATCAACGTTGGATTCTTAGCACAGCACATTGTTTTGC AGACAATGAGACGCTTGGTGCCGTAACAGGCGTCATTGTGCACGTTGGATCTCAAGACTTATTTCGACATTTAAGACCTGATCAGATAATATTCCATCCAAGCTTCAATT CAACCAGTTATGATTATGACCTTGCACTCTTGCTGATGAATGATAAAATTGTCAACGAGGAAGTTCAGCCAGCCTGTTTGCCGGATGAAAGTATTCCTTACAATCTTACGGGGCTAAGATGCCACGTCTCTGGATGGGCATTTGACCAAG GAATTGCGACGGTGCCATTAGGAGCTGATGCAGCCAACATTGAAGCTGCACTATGCGTAAATTTTGACAAATGTGCTGCTGAGTTAGAGCATGGTGTTAACGATT